A portion of the Tiliqua scincoides isolate rTilSci1 chromosome 3, rTilSci1.hap2, whole genome shotgun sequence genome contains these proteins:
- the NRIP1 gene encoding nuclear receptor-interacting protein 1: MTHGEELVSEMHQDSIVLTYLEGLLMHQAAGGSGSVVDKKPVGPGAEDQNLKVSGNASPSCQRDGPVPNTHTYRGSGMLHHKKARLLQSSEDWNAAKRRRLSDSIVDLNGKKEVLLAGMVENVPKGKQDSTLLASLLQSFSSRLQSVALSQQIRQSLKEQGYSLNHDSLQVEKDLRCYGVASSHLKTLLKKSKAKDEKLETSLPELTTNLAKDRFIESSHTGQSAPQVINEPLSCAARLQAVASMVEKRSSPATSPKPSVACSQLALLLSSEAHLQQYSREHALKAQNANQIASERLAAMARLKESAPKDVGHFKMSKGMESHLNGQARSSTKSISNKSNTTPFQSPMGIIHSSPKSISYKATVEKNHVKPPTNSSLLLHLLKNHSATKQNKGYEQSERSSIFEESSTPTTVDEYSDNNPSFTEDDSSDDESSHSNCLPIDLSFKQKTNKPDSGQSASLDNLTQSLLHNWDSKVPCLENVEEKDASKSAKLNPHQKVTLLQLLLGHKNEDSAEKNTETEGTVVTADVAKFNLPTGNRTPVTDCSSANRITPINTPPLLTSAKAESPINLSHHSPLLVKHNSPPYTCIIQPERLINPASKHLIDLSVHKELHGTKQNRNEMVQKSSSFSASKLLQNLAQCGIQSSMSMDEQRPKGKKMMTLNTEKPIGLIDGLNSSLLTNQSGTLEENKILSSQPLPAEQRFPSSEIQNLLERRTVLQLLLGTSNKGLSETKERMLSKEESLQDSTEKALNEQILTVKIKAEPSEESNALQNPNAQQIRESVSKKFQGIAHSLDRNTVSSPASEEFKSDPLSPQDFSFSKNGLLSRLLRQNQDGYAADDLDKSHRNSERTFLESKSHSTVPKKRKLHPELSESSLKILKGNKGSMSDSADNHKSSADALYGSGFNQKELKFSRTDAELKYSSCHGSNNESENRSWSRESKGFNVLKQLLLSENCEKDMSPHRNSSAVTDSKKKGSKNNITTNSKAEFSVSSVHTVMGNPGQLPNCFDHRTFQYSVAMKSPASSPYTEHLGSTVSSKSECDQFNVCHVPNEKGPIKWVITDVDKNEHERDSPRLTKTNPILYYMLQKGGSSVQEIHGKDTWSETSLAENSSAITFKKELLPVTECKIPFHNIRNPYNSHLDNKVSLQHNVNGGVYGLLEKVLTIKKEPE; encoded by the coding sequence ATGACTCATGGAGAAGAGCTTGTCTCTGAGATGCACCAGGATTCCATTGTTCTAACTTACCTAGAAGGATTACTAATGCATCAAGCAGCTGGAGGTTCGGGTTCTGTGGTTGACAAAAAACCTGTTGGACCTGGTGCAGAGGATCAAAACTTAAAGGTTTCTGGAAATGCATCTCCCAGCTGTCAGAGAGATGGTCCAGTtcctaacacacacacatatcgaGGTTCTGGCATGCTGCATCACAAAAAGGCAAGGCTGCTGCAGTCTTCTGAAGACTGGAATGCTGCAAAGAGAAGACGGTTGTCTGATTCCATTGTGgatttaaatgggaaaaaagaAGTCTTGTTAGCTGGCATGGTTGAAAATGTGCCTAAAGGCAAACAAGATAGCACATTACtggcctctttgcttcagtcatTCAGCTCTAGGCTGCAGAGTGTAGCTTTGTCACAACAGATTAGGCAGAGCCTCAAGGAGCAAGGATATTCCCTCAACCATGATTCCCTGCAAGTTGAGAAAGACTTAAGGTGCTATGGTGTTGCATCTAGTCACTTGAAGACTCTGCTGAAGAAGAGCAAAGCAAAAGATGAAAAACTGGAGACCAGCCTGCCTGAGTTAACAACAAATCTGGCTAAAGACCGTTTTATAGAGTCCTCACATACAGGACAGAGTGCTCCTCAGGTGATCAATGAGCCACTATCTTGTGCTGCAAGATTACAAGCTGTTGCAAGCATGGTAGAAAAAAGGTCCAGTCCTGCTACATCTCCCAAACCAAGTGTGGCttgcagccagctagctttgCTCCTTTCAAGCGAAGCGCACTTGCAGCAGTACTCCAGGGAACATGCTCTGAAAGCACAAAATGCAAATCAGATTGCAAGCGAGAGACTTGCTGCAATGGCAAGATTGAAAGAAAGTGCTCCAAAAGATGTTGGTCATTTCAAAATGTCAAAAGGAATGGAAAGCCATCTGAATGGTCAGGCAAGATCCTCAACTAAATCAATAAGCAACAAAAGCAATACAACACCTTTTCAGAGTCCTATGGGCATAATTCATTCATCTCCAAAAAGCATAAGCTATAAAGCCACAGTGGAAAAAAATCACGTGAAGCCACCTACCAACAGTAGTTTACTTTTGCACCTTCTTAAAAACCACAGTGCTACTAAGCAGAATAAAGGTTATGAGCAGAGTGAGAGATCCAGTATTTTTGAGGAGAGTAGTACACCAACTACAGTTGATGAGTACTCGGACAACAATCCTAGTTTTACAGAAGATGACAGCAGCGATGATGAAAGTTCCCATTCCAACTGTCTTCCCATAGACTTATctttcaaacaaaaaacaaacaaaccagactCTGGGCAGTCTGCTTCTCTAGATAATTTAACCCAATCCCTGCTTCATAACTGGGATTCAAAAGTTCCATGTCTAGAGAATGTAGAAGAGAAGGATGCCTCTAAAAGTGCTAAGTTGAATCCACATCAGAAAGTAACTTTGCTTCAGTTATTACTTGGCCATAAAAATGAAGACAGTGCAGAGAAAAATACAGAAACTGAGGGAACAGTAGTTACAGCCGATGTGGCAAAATTTAATTTACCAACAGGGAACAGAACTCCTGTGACTGACTGCTCCAGTGCAAATCGAATTACTCCAATAAACACTCCACCTTTGCTAACTTCTGCGAAAGCAGAATCACCAATCAATCTGTCACACCATTCTCCTTTATTGGTTAAACATAATTCACCACCGTATACCTGCATCATACAGCCAGAGAGGCTAATTAATCCAGCTTCTAAACACTTGATAGATCTTTCAGTCCATAAAGAACTTCATGGAACTAAGCAGAACAGAAATGAAATGGTACAAAAATCTTCGTCATTTAGCGCAAGCAAATTATTGCAGAACTTGGCTCAATGTGGGATACAGTCTTCCATGTCAATGGATGAGCAAAGGCCAAAGGGCAAAAAGATGATGACCTTAAACACAGAGAAACCCATAGGATTGATAGATGGGCTAAATAGCTCCCTGCTTACTAACCAATCAGGTACACTTGAAGAAAACAAAATACTCAGTAGTCAGCCTTTACCAGCAGAGCAACGGTTTCCCAGTTCAGAAATCCAAAATCTGCTTGAAAGACGCACTGTCCTCCAACTGCTGCTGGGAACTTCCAACAAAGGTTTGAGTGAAACAAAAGAGAGAATGCTTTCAAAAGAAGAGAGTTTACAAGACTCAACAGAAAAGGCTTTGAATGAACAAATATTGACTGTGAAAATAAAAGCTGAGCCTTCTGAGGAATCAAATGCCCTTCAGAATCCAAATGCACAGCAAATAAGGGAAAGTGTTAGTAAGAAATTTCAAGGAATAGCTCATTCATTAGACAGAAACACGGTTTCTTCTCCAGCATCAGAAGAGTTTAAATCTGACCCTCTCTCACCTCaagacttttctttttcaaagaacGGCCTACTAAGTCGATTGCTGAGACAAAATCAAGATGGATATGCCGCAGACGATCTGGACAAGAGCCACAGAAACAGTGAGCGGACATTTCTAGAATCAAAAAGTCACAGCACAGTCCCTAAGAAGAGGAAACTGCATCCTGAACTTTCAGAAAGCTCTTTAAAGATACTGAAAGGTAACAAAGGTAGCATGTCTGATTCTGCAGACAATCACAAGTCTTCTGCAGATGCCTTATATGGATCTGGGTTCAACCAGAAAGAATTGAAATTCAGCCGAACTGATGCTGAGTTAAAATATTCTTCATGTCATGGCTCAAATAATGAAAGTGAAAATAGGAGCTGGTCTAGAGAAAGCAAAGGGTTTAATGTGTTGAAACAATTGCTTCTCTCAGAAAATTGTGAAAAAGATATGTCTCCACATAGGAACAGTTCAGCAGTAACTGATAGcaaaaagaaaggaagcaaaaatAATATAACAACTAATAGTAAAGCTGAATTCAGTGTTTCTTCAGTACACACAGTAATGGGGAATCCTGGGCAGTTGCCCAATTGTTTTGATCATCGAACATTTCAGTATTCCGTTGCAATGAAGAGTCCTGCCAGTTCACCCTACACTGAGCATTTGGGAAGTACTGTGTCATCCAAATCTGAATGTGATCAGTTTAATGTTTGTCACGTACCAAATGAAAAGGGGCCTATCAAATGGGTTATCACAGATGTGGACAAAAATGAGCATGAGAGAGACTCCCCAAGACTGACCAAAACAAATCCAATATTGTATTACATGTTACAGAAAGGTGGAAGTTCTGTTCAGGAAATACATGGGAAAGACACTTGGAGCGAGACATCACTGGCAGAAAATTCATCAGCTATCACATTCAAGAAAGAGTTATTGCCTGTCACAGAATGTAAAATACCTTTTCATAATATAAGAAATCCTTACAATAGCCATCTAGATAATAAGGTATCCCTTCAACACAATGTGAATGGAGGCGTCTATGGACTCTTAGAGAAAGTGTTAACGATAAAAAAAGAACCAGAGTAA